A genomic segment from Vicugna pacos chromosome 17, VicPac4, whole genome shotgun sequence encodes:
- the LAMB2 gene encoding laminin subunit beta-2 isoform X2: protein MERASGERGRDLRGQPGPWELRLGLLLSVLATALAQALAPDVPGCLRGSCYPATGDLLVGRADRLTASSTCGLHGPQPYCIVSHLQDEKKCFLCDSRRPFSAKHNPNSHRIQNVVTSFAPQRRAAWWQSENGVPVVTIQLDLEAEFHFTHLIMTFKTFRPAAMLVERSADFGRTWHVYRYFSYDCGADFPGVPLAPPRHWDDVVCESRYSEIEPSTEGEVIYRVLDPSIPIPDPYSPRIQNLLKITNLRVNLTRLHTLGDNLLDPRREIREKYYYALYELVVRGNCFCYGHASQCAPAPGAPAHAEGMVHGACVCKHNTRGLNCEQCQNFYHDLPWHPAEDGHSHACRKCECHGHAHSCHFDMAIYLASGNVSGGVCDGCQHNTAGHHCELCRPFFYRDPTKDLRDPAVCRPCDCDPMGSQDGGRCDPHDDPALGLVSGQCRCKEHVVGSRCQQCRDGFFGLSASDPLGCQRCQCDTRGTVPGGTPCDRSSGACFCKRLVTGHSCSRCLPGHWGLSHDLLGCRPCDCDVGGALDPQCNEATGQCRCRQHMVGRRCEQVQPGYFRPFLDHLTWEAEEARGQGLDVVERLATPGGTPSWTGPGFVRLREGQSLEFLVSSVPRAMDYDLLLRLEPQVPEQWAEVELTVQRPGPVSARSPCGHVLPKDDHIPGTLRPGARYMVLPRPVCLEPGISYKLHLKLVRTGGSAQPEAPYSGPSLLIDSLVLLPRVLVLEMFSGGDAAALERRATFERYRCHEEGLMPSKTLPSEACAPLLISLSTFLYNGALPCQCDPQGSLSSECNPHGGQCLCKPAVVGRRCDLCAPGYYGFGPTGCQACQCSPEGALSGLCDATSGQCPCRTGAFGLRCDRCQRGQWGFPSCQPCVCNGHADECDTHTGACLGCRDHTGGEHCERCIAGFHGDPRLPYGGQCRPCPCPEGPGSRRHFATSCHRDGYSQQIMCHCRAGYTGCTCNLLGTDPQQCPSTDRCNCDPSSGQCPCLPNVQGPSCDRCASNFWNLTSGRGCQPCACHPSRARGPTCNEFTGQCHCRPGFGGRTCSECQELHWGDPGLQCRACDCDPRGIDTPQCHRSTGHCSCRPGVSGVRCDQCARGFSGVFPACHPCHACFGDWDRVVQDLASRTRRLEQWAQELQQTGVLGAFESSFQHMQEKLATVQGIVGARNTSAASTAQLVEATEELRREIGEATEHLTQLEAELTDVQDENFNANHALSSLERDGLALNLTLRQLDQHLDLLKHSNFLGAYDSIRHAHSLSAEAERRANMSALAVPSPVSNSAGTRHQTEALMGAQREDFNRKHMANQRALDELSARTHTLSLTGINELVCGSPGDAPCATSPCGGAGCRDEDGQPRCGGLSCSGAAAMADLALGRARHTQAELQRALAEGGGILSQVAETRRQAGEAQQRAQAALDKANASRGQAEQANQELRELIQSVKDFLSQEGADPDSIEMVATRVLELSIPASPEQIQHLAGEIAERVRSLADVDTILARTVGDVRQAEQLLKDARRARNRAEGEKQKAETVQEALEEAQRAQGAAQGAIQGAVVDTQDTEQTLHQVQERMAGAEQALRSAGERAQQLDGLLEALKLKRAGNSLAASSAEETAGSAQGRAREAEQLLQGPLSDQYQTVRALAERKAQGVLAAQARAEQLRDEARSLLQAAQDKLQRLQELEGTYEENERALEGKAAQLDGLEARMRSVLQAINLQVQIYNTCQ, encoded by the exons ATGGAGCGGGCCTCAGGGGAACGAGGGAGGGACCTGAGGGGAcagcctgggccctgggagcTTCGACTTGGCCTGCTGCTGAGTG TGCTGGCCACCgccctggcccaggccctggccCCGGATGTACCAGGCTGTTTGCGAGGAAGCTGCTACCCTGCCACGGGTGACCTGCTGGTGGGCCGCGCCGACAGACTGACCGCCTCATCCACCTGCGGCTTGCACGGCCCCCAGCCCTACTGCATCGTCAGTCACCTGCAG GACGAGAAGAAGTGCTTCCTGTGTGACTCCCGGCGCCCCTTCTCTGCTAAACACAACCCAAACAGCCATCGCATCCAGAATGTAGTTACCAGCTTTGCACCACAGCGCCGGGCAGCCTGGTGGCAGTCAGAGAATG GTGTCCCCGTGGTCACCATCCAGCTGGACTTGGAGGCTGAGTTCCATTTCACACACCTCATTATGACCTTCAAG ACATTTCGCCCTGCTGCCATGCTGGTGGAGCGCTCAGCAGACTTTGGACGCACCTGGCATGTGTACCGATATTTCTCCTATGACTGTGGGGCTGACTTCCCAGGAGTTCCACTGGCCCCTCCACGGCACTGGGATGACGTAGTCTGTGAGTCCCGCTATTCAGAGATCGAGCCATCCACTGAAGGAGAG GTCATCTATCGTGTTCTGGACCCTTCCATCCCTATCCCAGACCCCTATAGCCCACGGATCCAGA ACCTGCTAAAGATCACCAACCTACGGGTGAACCTGACACGGCTACACACGCTGGGGGACAACCTACTTGACCCACGGCGGGAGATCCGAGAGAAGTACTATTATGCCCTCTACGAGCTGGTTGTGCGTGGCAATTGCTTCTGCTATGGACATGCCTCACAGTGTGCACCCGCCCCAGGGGCACCAGCCCATGCTGAAGGCATG GTTCATGGGGCCTGTGTCTGCAAACACAACACCCGTGGCCTTAACTGTGAGCAGTGTCAGAATTTCTATCATGATCTGCCCTGGCATCCGGCTGAGGACGGCCACAGTCATGCCTGCAGGA AGTGCGAATGCCATGGGCATGCCCACAGCTGCCACTTTGACATGGCTATATACTTGGCGTCTGGCAATGTGAGCGGAGGTGTGTGTGATGGATGTCAGCACAACACAGCCGGGCACCACTGTGAGCTCTGCCGGCCCTTCTTCTACCGTGACCCAACCAAGGACCTGCGGGACCCAGCCGTGTGCCGCC CCTGTGATTGTGACCCCATGGGTTCCCAAGATGGTGGCCGCTGTGACCCCCATGATGATCCTGCACTGGGGCTGGTCTCGGGCCAGTGTCGCTGCAAAGAGCATGTGGTGGGCTCTCGCTGCCAGCAATGCCGTGACGGCTTCTTCGGGCTCAGTGCCAGTGATCCTCTAGGCTGCCAGC GATGTCAGTGTGATACACGAGGCACAGTGCCTGGGGGCACCCCTTGTGACCGCAGCAGTGGAGCCTGTTTCTGCAAGCGTCTAGTGACTGGACATAGCTGCAGCCGCTGCCTG CCTGGCCACTGGGGCCTGAGCCATGACCTGCTTGGCTGCCGTCCGTGTGACTGCGACGTGGGTGGTGCCTTGGATCCCCA GTGCAACGAGGCCACAGGTCAGTGCCGCTGCCGCCAGCACATGGTGGGGCGCCGCTGTGAGCAGGTGCAGCCTGGTTACTTCCGGCCATTTCTTGACCACCTAACTTGGGAGGCTGAGGAAGCCCGAGGGCAG GGGCTTGATGTGGTGGAGCGCCTGGCCACCCCCGGGGGGACTCCGTCCTGGACCGGCCCAGGCTTTGTTAGACTGCGGGAAGGTCAGTCACTGGAGTTCCTGGTGTCCTCTGTACCAAGAGCCATGGACTATGACCTGCTGCTGCGCTTGGAACCCCAG GTGCCGGAGCAATGGGCAGAGGTGGAACTGACAGTGCAGCGCCCAGGACCTGTATCTGCCCGCAGCCCATGTGGGCATGTGCTGCCCAAGGATGACCACATCCCAGGGACTCTGCGACCAGGCGCTAG GTACATGGTGCTTCCCAGACCTGTGTGCCTTGAGCCTGGCATCTCCTACAAGCTGCATCTGAAGCTGGTGCGAACAGGAGGAAGTGCCCAGCCTGAGGCCCCCTATTCTGGACCCAGCCTACTCATTGACTCG CTGGTGCTGCTGCCCCGTGTCCTGGTGCTGGAGATGTTCAGTGGAGGTGATGCTGCGGCTCTGGAGCGCCGTGCCACCTTTGAACGCTACCGCTGCCACGAGGAGGGCCTGATGCCTAGCAAGACCCTTCCCTCTGAGGCCTGTGCCCCCCTCCTCATCAGCCTGTCCACCTTTCTCTACAACGGAGCCCTGC CCTGTCAGTGTGACCCCCAGGGCTCACTGAGTTCTGAGTGCAACCCCCATGGTGGTCAGTGCCTGTGCAAACCTGCAGTAGTTGGGCGCCGCTGTGACCTCTGTGCCCCTGGCTACTATGGTTTTGGCCCCACAGGCTGTCAAG CCTGCCAGTGCAGCCCCGAGGGGGCACTCAGTGGCCTATGTGATGCGACCAGTGGGCAATGCCCCTGCCGAACTGGTGCCTTTGGGCTTCGTTGTGACCGCTGCCAGCGTGGCCAGTGGGGGTTCCCTAGCTGCCAGCCGTGTGTCTGCAACGGGCATGCAGACGAATGTGACACCCACACAGGCGCCTGCCTGGGCTGCCGTGATCACACAGGGGGTGAGCACTGTGAAAG gtGCATTGCTGGCTTCCACGGGGATCCACGACTGCCATATGGGGGTCAGTGCCGGCCCTGTCCCTGCCCCGAAGGCCCTGGGAGCCGGCGGCACTTTGCTACTTCTTGCCATCGGGATGGGTACTCCCAGCAGATCATGTGCCACTGTAGGGCAGGCTACACAG GCTGCACCTGCAACCTGCTGGGCACAGATCCCCAGCAGTGCCCATCCACTGACCGATGCAACTGTGACCCAAGCAGTGGGCAGTGCCCGTGCCTCCCCAACGTCCAGGGCCCTAGCTGTGATCGCTGTGCCTCCAACTTCTGGAATCTTACCAGTGGTCGTGGCTGCCAGCCCTGTGCCTGCCACCCAAGCCGAGCCAGAGGCCCCACCTGCAATGAG TTCACAGGACAGTGCCACTGCCGTCCTGGCTTTGGTGGGCGAACTTGTTCTGAATGCCAGGAGCTCCACTGGGGAGACCCTGGGTTGCAGTGCCGTG CCTGTGATTGTGACCCTCGTGGAATAGACACACCTCAGTGTCACCGTTCCACAGGCCACTGCAGCTGCCGCCCAGGCGTGTCTGGCGTGCGCTGTGACCAGTGTGCCCGTGGCTTCTCTGGTGTCTTTCCTGCCTGCCACCCCTGCCATGCATGCTTTGGGGACTGGGACCGCGTGGTACAGGACCTGGCTTCCCGTACACGGCGCCTGGAACAGTGGGCACAGGAGCTGCAGCAGACCGGTGTGCTGGGTGCTTTTGAGAGCAGCTTCCAGCACATGCAGGAGAAGCTGGCCACTGTGCAGGGCATTGTGGGTGCCCGCAacacctcagctgcctccactGCGCAGCTCGTGGAAGCCACAGAGGAGCTGCG GCGTGAAATCGGGGAGGCCACTGAGCACCTGACCCAGCTGGAGGCAGAGCTTACAGATGTGCAGGATGAGAACTTCAATGCCAACCATGCACTAAGCAGTCTAGAGAGAGACGGGCTTGCCCTTAACCTTACACTGCGGCAGCTTGACCAGCATCTGGACCTGCTGAAGCATTCAAACTTCCTGG GTGCCTACGACAGCATCCGTCATGCCCACAGCCTGTCAGCAGAGGCAGAACGTCGTGCCAACATGTCGGCCCTGGCAGTGCCCAGCCCTGTGAGCAACTCAGCAGGCACCCGGCACCAGACAGAGGCACTGATGGGTGCCCAGAGGGAGGACTTCAACCGCAAACACATGGCCAACCAGCGGGCACTGGACGAGCTCTCTGCCCGTACCCACACCCTGAGTCTGACAGGCATAAATGAACTG GTGTGCGGGTCCCCGGGAGATGCACCGTGTGCTACAAGCCCTTGCGGGGGTGCTGGCTGTCGGGATGAAGATGGGCAGCCCCGCTGTGGGGGCCTCAGCTGCAGTGGGGCAGCAGCCATGGCGGACCTGGCTCTGGGTCGGGCCCGCCACACACAGGCAGAGCTGCAGCGGGCACTGGCTGAAGGTGGTGGCATCCTCAGCCAGGTAGCTGAGACCCGTCGGCAGGCAGGCGAAGCACAGCAGCGGGCCCAGGCAGCCCTGGACAAGGCTAATGCTTCCAGGGGACAGGCGGAACAGGCCAACCAGGAACTGCGGGAACTTATCCAGAGTGTGAAGGACTTCCTCAGCC AGGAGGGGGCTGATCCTGATAGCATTGAGATGGTGGCCACACGGGTGCTAGAGCTCTCCATCCCAGCATCACCTGAGCAGATCCAGCACCTGGCGGGTGAGATTGCAGAGCGGGTCCGGAGCTTGGCAGATGTGGACACCATTCTGGCGCGTACTGTGGGAGACGTCCGTCAGGCAGAGCAGCTACTGAAGGATGCACGGCGGGCACG gAACCGGGCTGAGGGTGAGAAACAGAAGGCAGAGACAGTACAGGAGGCACTGGAGGAGGCCCAGCGGGCACAAGGTGCTGCTCAGGGTGCAATCCAGGGGGCAGTGGTTGACACACAGGACACAGAGCAGACCCTGCACCAG GTGCAGGAGAGGATGGCAGGTGCAGAGCAGGCACTGAGATCTGCAGGCGAGCGGGCTCAGCAATTGGATGGTCTCCTGGAAGCTCTTAAGTTGAAACGAGCAGGGAATAGCCTGGCAGCTTCTAGCGCTGAAGAAACAGCAGGCAGTGCCCAGGGTCGTGCCAGGGAAGCTGAACAG CTGCTGCAGGGCCCACTAAGTGACCAGTACCAGACAGTGAGGGCCCTGGCTGAGCGCAAGGCCCAGGGTGTGCTGGCTGCGCAGGCACGGGCAGAGCAACTGCGGGATGAGGCTCGGAGCTTGCTGCAAGCTGCTCAAGACAAGCTACAGCGGCTGCAAG AGCTGGAAGGCACTTATGAGGAGAACGAGCGGGCGCTGGAGGGCAAAGCGGCTCAACTGGACGGGCTGGAGGCCAGGATGCGCAGCGTGCTTCAGGCCATCAACTTGCAGGTCCAGATCTACAACACCTGCCAGTGA
- the LAMB2 gene encoding laminin subunit beta-2 isoform X1, protein MERASGERGRDLRGQPGPWELRLGLLLSVLATALAQALAPDVPGCLRGSCYPATGDLLVGRADRLTASSTCGLHGPQPYCIVSHLQDEKKCFLCDSRRPFSAKHNPNSHRIQNVVTSFAPQRRAAWWQSENGVPVVTIQLDLEAEFHFTHLIMTFKTFRPAAMLVERSADFGRTWHVYRYFSYDCGADFPGVPLAPPRHWDDVVCESRYSEIEPSTEGEVIYRVLDPSIPIPDPYSPRIQNLLKITNLRVNLTRLHTLGDNLLDPRREIREKYYYALYELVVRGNCFCYGHASQCAPAPGAPAHAEGMVHGACVCKHNTRGLNCEQCQNFYHDLPWHPAEDGHSHACRKCECHGHAHSCHFDMAIYLASGNVSGGVCDGCQHNTAGHHCELCRPFFYRDPTKDLRDPAVCRPCDCDPMGSQDGGRCDPHDDPALGLVSGQCRCKEHVVGSRCQQCRDGFFGLSASDPLGCQRCQCDTRGTVPGGTPCDRSSGACFCKRLVTGHSCSRCLPGHWGLSHDLLGCRPCDCDVGGALDPQCNEATGQCRCRQHMVGRRCEQVQPGYFRPFLDHLTWEAEEARGQGLDVVERLATPGGTPSWTGPGFVRLREGQSLEFLVSSVPRAMDYDLLLRLEPQVPEQWAEVELTVQRPGPVSARSPCGHVLPKDDHIPGTLRPGARYMVLPRPVCLEPGISYKLHLKLVRTGGSAQPEAPYSGPSLLIDSLVLLPRVLVLEMFSGGDAAALERRATFERYRCHEEGLMPSKTLPSEACAPLLISLSTFLYNGALPCQCDPQGSLSSECNPHGGQCLCKPAVVGRRCDLCAPGYYGFGPTGCQACQCSPEGALSGLCDATSGQCPCRTGAFGLRCDRCQRGQWGFPSCQPCVCNGHADECDTHTGACLGCRDHTGGEHCERCIAGFHGDPRLPYGGQCRPCPCPEGPGSRRHFATSCHRDGYSQQIMCHCRAGYTGLRCEACAPGHFGDPSRPGGWCQPCECSGNIDPTDPDACDPHSGQCLRCLHHTEGPRCAHCKPGFHGQAARQSCHRCTCNLLGTDPQQCPSTDRCNCDPSSGQCPCLPNVQGPSCDRCASNFWNLTSGRGCQPCACHPSRARGPTCNEFTGQCHCRPGFGGRTCSECQELHWGDPGLQCRACDCDPRGIDTPQCHRSTGHCSCRPGVSGVRCDQCARGFSGVFPACHPCHACFGDWDRVVQDLASRTRRLEQWAQELQQTGVLGAFESSFQHMQEKLATVQGIVGARNTSAASTAQLVEATEELRREIGEATEHLTQLEAELTDVQDENFNANHALSSLERDGLALNLTLRQLDQHLDLLKHSNFLGAYDSIRHAHSLSAEAERRANMSALAVPSPVSNSAGTRHQTEALMGAQREDFNRKHMANQRALDELSARTHTLSLTGINELVCGSPGDAPCATSPCGGAGCRDEDGQPRCGGLSCSGAAAMADLALGRARHTQAELQRALAEGGGILSQVAETRRQAGEAQQRAQAALDKANASRGQAEQANQELRELIQSVKDFLSQEGADPDSIEMVATRVLELSIPASPEQIQHLAGEIAERVRSLADVDTILARTVGDVRQAEQLLKDARRARNRAEGEKQKAETVQEALEEAQRAQGAAQGAIQGAVVDTQDTEQTLHQVQERMAGAEQALRSAGERAQQLDGLLEALKLKRAGNSLAASSAEETAGSAQGRAREAEQLLQGPLSDQYQTVRALAERKAQGVLAAQARAEQLRDEARSLLQAAQDKLQRLQELEGTYEENERALEGKAAQLDGLEARMRSVLQAINLQVQIYNTCQ, encoded by the exons ATGGAGCGGGCCTCAGGGGAACGAGGGAGGGACCTGAGGGGAcagcctgggccctgggagcTTCGACTTGGCCTGCTGCTGAGTG TGCTGGCCACCgccctggcccaggccctggccCCGGATGTACCAGGCTGTTTGCGAGGAAGCTGCTACCCTGCCACGGGTGACCTGCTGGTGGGCCGCGCCGACAGACTGACCGCCTCATCCACCTGCGGCTTGCACGGCCCCCAGCCCTACTGCATCGTCAGTCACCTGCAG GACGAGAAGAAGTGCTTCCTGTGTGACTCCCGGCGCCCCTTCTCTGCTAAACACAACCCAAACAGCCATCGCATCCAGAATGTAGTTACCAGCTTTGCACCACAGCGCCGGGCAGCCTGGTGGCAGTCAGAGAATG GTGTCCCCGTGGTCACCATCCAGCTGGACTTGGAGGCTGAGTTCCATTTCACACACCTCATTATGACCTTCAAG ACATTTCGCCCTGCTGCCATGCTGGTGGAGCGCTCAGCAGACTTTGGACGCACCTGGCATGTGTACCGATATTTCTCCTATGACTGTGGGGCTGACTTCCCAGGAGTTCCACTGGCCCCTCCACGGCACTGGGATGACGTAGTCTGTGAGTCCCGCTATTCAGAGATCGAGCCATCCACTGAAGGAGAG GTCATCTATCGTGTTCTGGACCCTTCCATCCCTATCCCAGACCCCTATAGCCCACGGATCCAGA ACCTGCTAAAGATCACCAACCTACGGGTGAACCTGACACGGCTACACACGCTGGGGGACAACCTACTTGACCCACGGCGGGAGATCCGAGAGAAGTACTATTATGCCCTCTACGAGCTGGTTGTGCGTGGCAATTGCTTCTGCTATGGACATGCCTCACAGTGTGCACCCGCCCCAGGGGCACCAGCCCATGCTGAAGGCATG GTTCATGGGGCCTGTGTCTGCAAACACAACACCCGTGGCCTTAACTGTGAGCAGTGTCAGAATTTCTATCATGATCTGCCCTGGCATCCGGCTGAGGACGGCCACAGTCATGCCTGCAGGA AGTGCGAATGCCATGGGCATGCCCACAGCTGCCACTTTGACATGGCTATATACTTGGCGTCTGGCAATGTGAGCGGAGGTGTGTGTGATGGATGTCAGCACAACACAGCCGGGCACCACTGTGAGCTCTGCCGGCCCTTCTTCTACCGTGACCCAACCAAGGACCTGCGGGACCCAGCCGTGTGCCGCC CCTGTGATTGTGACCCCATGGGTTCCCAAGATGGTGGCCGCTGTGACCCCCATGATGATCCTGCACTGGGGCTGGTCTCGGGCCAGTGTCGCTGCAAAGAGCATGTGGTGGGCTCTCGCTGCCAGCAATGCCGTGACGGCTTCTTCGGGCTCAGTGCCAGTGATCCTCTAGGCTGCCAGC GATGTCAGTGTGATACACGAGGCACAGTGCCTGGGGGCACCCCTTGTGACCGCAGCAGTGGAGCCTGTTTCTGCAAGCGTCTAGTGACTGGACATAGCTGCAGCCGCTGCCTG CCTGGCCACTGGGGCCTGAGCCATGACCTGCTTGGCTGCCGTCCGTGTGACTGCGACGTGGGTGGTGCCTTGGATCCCCA GTGCAACGAGGCCACAGGTCAGTGCCGCTGCCGCCAGCACATGGTGGGGCGCCGCTGTGAGCAGGTGCAGCCTGGTTACTTCCGGCCATTTCTTGACCACCTAACTTGGGAGGCTGAGGAAGCCCGAGGGCAG GGGCTTGATGTGGTGGAGCGCCTGGCCACCCCCGGGGGGACTCCGTCCTGGACCGGCCCAGGCTTTGTTAGACTGCGGGAAGGTCAGTCACTGGAGTTCCTGGTGTCCTCTGTACCAAGAGCCATGGACTATGACCTGCTGCTGCGCTTGGAACCCCAG GTGCCGGAGCAATGGGCAGAGGTGGAACTGACAGTGCAGCGCCCAGGACCTGTATCTGCCCGCAGCCCATGTGGGCATGTGCTGCCCAAGGATGACCACATCCCAGGGACTCTGCGACCAGGCGCTAG GTACATGGTGCTTCCCAGACCTGTGTGCCTTGAGCCTGGCATCTCCTACAAGCTGCATCTGAAGCTGGTGCGAACAGGAGGAAGTGCCCAGCCTGAGGCCCCCTATTCTGGACCCAGCCTACTCATTGACTCG CTGGTGCTGCTGCCCCGTGTCCTGGTGCTGGAGATGTTCAGTGGAGGTGATGCTGCGGCTCTGGAGCGCCGTGCCACCTTTGAACGCTACCGCTGCCACGAGGAGGGCCTGATGCCTAGCAAGACCCTTCCCTCTGAGGCCTGTGCCCCCCTCCTCATCAGCCTGTCCACCTTTCTCTACAACGGAGCCCTGC CCTGTCAGTGTGACCCCCAGGGCTCACTGAGTTCTGAGTGCAACCCCCATGGTGGTCAGTGCCTGTGCAAACCTGCAGTAGTTGGGCGCCGCTGTGACCTCTGTGCCCCTGGCTACTATGGTTTTGGCCCCACAGGCTGTCAAG CCTGCCAGTGCAGCCCCGAGGGGGCACTCAGTGGCCTATGTGATGCGACCAGTGGGCAATGCCCCTGCCGAACTGGTGCCTTTGGGCTTCGTTGTGACCGCTGCCAGCGTGGCCAGTGGGGGTTCCCTAGCTGCCAGCCGTGTGTCTGCAACGGGCATGCAGACGAATGTGACACCCACACAGGCGCCTGCCTGGGCTGCCGTGATCACACAGGGGGTGAGCACTGTGAAAG gtGCATTGCTGGCTTCCACGGGGATCCACGACTGCCATATGGGGGTCAGTGCCGGCCCTGTCCCTGCCCCGAAGGCCCTGGGAGCCGGCGGCACTTTGCTACTTCTTGCCATCGGGATGGGTACTCCCAGCAGATCATGTGCCACTGTAGGGCAGGCTACACAG GGCTGCGATGTGAAGCTTGTGCTCCTGGGCACTTTGGGGACCCATCAAGGCCAGGAGGCTGGTGCCAACCATGTGAATGCAGTGGGAACATTGACCCCACGGACCCTGATGCCTGTGACCCCCACTCGGGGCAATGCCTGCGCTGCTTACACCACACGGAGGGGCCACGCTGTGCCCACTGCAAGCCTGGCTTCCATGGGCAGGCTGCCCGACAGAGCTGCCACC GCTGCACCTGCAACCTGCTGGGCACAGATCCCCAGCAGTGCCCATCCACTGACCGATGCAACTGTGACCCAAGCAGTGGGCAGTGCCCGTGCCTCCCCAACGTCCAGGGCCCTAGCTGTGATCGCTGTGCCTCCAACTTCTGGAATCTTACCAGTGGTCGTGGCTGCCAGCCCTGTGCCTGCCACCCAAGCCGAGCCAGAGGCCCCACCTGCAATGAG TTCACAGGACAGTGCCACTGCCGTCCTGGCTTTGGTGGGCGAACTTGTTCTGAATGCCAGGAGCTCCACTGGGGAGACCCTGGGTTGCAGTGCCGTG CCTGTGATTGTGACCCTCGTGGAATAGACACACCTCAGTGTCACCGTTCCACAGGCCACTGCAGCTGCCGCCCAGGCGTGTCTGGCGTGCGCTGTGACCAGTGTGCCCGTGGCTTCTCTGGTGTCTTTCCTGCCTGCCACCCCTGCCATGCATGCTTTGGGGACTGGGACCGCGTGGTACAGGACCTGGCTTCCCGTACACGGCGCCTGGAACAGTGGGCACAGGAGCTGCAGCAGACCGGTGTGCTGGGTGCTTTTGAGAGCAGCTTCCAGCACATGCAGGAGAAGCTGGCCACTGTGCAGGGCATTGTGGGTGCCCGCAacacctcagctgcctccactGCGCAGCTCGTGGAAGCCACAGAGGAGCTGCG GCGTGAAATCGGGGAGGCCACTGAGCACCTGACCCAGCTGGAGGCAGAGCTTACAGATGTGCAGGATGAGAACTTCAATGCCAACCATGCACTAAGCAGTCTAGAGAGAGACGGGCTTGCCCTTAACCTTACACTGCGGCAGCTTGACCAGCATCTGGACCTGCTGAAGCATTCAAACTTCCTGG GTGCCTACGACAGCATCCGTCATGCCCACAGCCTGTCAGCAGAGGCAGAACGTCGTGCCAACATGTCGGCCCTGGCAGTGCCCAGCCCTGTGAGCAACTCAGCAGGCACCCGGCACCAGACAGAGGCACTGATGGGTGCCCAGAGGGAGGACTTCAACCGCAAACACATGGCCAACCAGCGGGCACTGGACGAGCTCTCTGCCCGTACCCACACCCTGAGTCTGACAGGCATAAATGAACTG GTGTGCGGGTCCCCGGGAGATGCACCGTGTGCTACAAGCCCTTGCGGGGGTGCTGGCTGTCGGGATGAAGATGGGCAGCCCCGCTGTGGGGGCCTCAGCTGCAGTGGGGCAGCAGCCATGGCGGACCTGGCTCTGGGTCGGGCCCGCCACACACAGGCAGAGCTGCAGCGGGCACTGGCTGAAGGTGGTGGCATCCTCAGCCAGGTAGCTGAGACCCGTCGGCAGGCAGGCGAAGCACAGCAGCGGGCCCAGGCAGCCCTGGACAAGGCTAATGCTTCCAGGGGACAGGCGGAACAGGCCAACCAGGAACTGCGGGAACTTATCCAGAGTGTGAAGGACTTCCTCAGCC AGGAGGGGGCTGATCCTGATAGCATTGAGATGGTGGCCACACGGGTGCTAGAGCTCTCCATCCCAGCATCACCTGAGCAGATCCAGCACCTGGCGGGTGAGATTGCAGAGCGGGTCCGGAGCTTGGCAGATGTGGACACCATTCTGGCGCGTACTGTGGGAGACGTCCGTCAGGCAGAGCAGCTACTGAAGGATGCACGGCGGGCACG gAACCGGGCTGAGGGTGAGAAACAGAAGGCAGAGACAGTACAGGAGGCACTGGAGGAGGCCCAGCGGGCACAAGGTGCTGCTCAGGGTGCAATCCAGGGGGCAGTGGTTGACACACAGGACACAGAGCAGACCCTGCACCAG GTGCAGGAGAGGATGGCAGGTGCAGAGCAGGCACTGAGATCTGCAGGCGAGCGGGCTCAGCAATTGGATGGTCTCCTGGAAGCTCTTAAGTTGAAACGAGCAGGGAATAGCCTGGCAGCTTCTAGCGCTGAAGAAACAGCAGGCAGTGCCCAGGGTCGTGCCAGGGAAGCTGAACAG CTGCTGCAGGGCCCACTAAGTGACCAGTACCAGACAGTGAGGGCCCTGGCTGAGCGCAAGGCCCAGGGTGTGCTGGCTGCGCAGGCACGGGCAGAGCAACTGCGGGATGAGGCTCGGAGCTTGCTGCAAGCTGCTCAAGACAAGCTACAGCGGCTGCAAG AGCTGGAAGGCACTTATGAGGAGAACGAGCGGGCGCTGGAGGGCAAAGCGGCTCAACTGGACGGGCTGGAGGCCAGGATGCGCAGCGTGCTTCAGGCCATCAACTTGCAGGTCCAGATCTACAACACCTGCCAGTGA